A stretch of DNA from Bacteroidales bacterium WCE2008:
ATTCTTGTCGGGAAAGACAAGATAATGCAGTTTGACAAGGTAGACGACGTGCTCCCTTTCATTTTTACATCCCTTGACTGATAGATGAAGATCTGTGTAGGACTATCCGGAGGAGTTGACTCCAGCGTTGCGGCCCTGTTGCTCAAGCAGCAGGGTTATGATGTCTTTGCCATGTTCATGCAGAACTGGCATGACGCGGACGCGACCCTGCACGGAGACTGCGAATGGGAGGAAGACCGCTTCGTAGCCGAGATGGTCGCGAGGAAGATCGGCATCCCGTTCTATTTCATAGACTTAAGCAAAGAGTACCGCCAGAGAGTCGTCGACTACATGTTCGACGAATATTCGAAGGGACGCACTCCGAATCCGGACGTGCTCTGCAACAGGGAGATCAAGTTCGACGCCTTCTGGAAGGCTGCCCGCAAGCTGGGGGCCGACATGGTCGCCACCGGCCATTATTGCCGGAAGGAGCAGGCCGTGGACGCCGACGGGAACCCTCTCAAAGATGCGGACGGCAATCCGATATGGAGCATCTTTGCAGGCTCCGACCCCAACAAAGACCAGAGCTATTTCCTCTGCCAGCTTACCCAGGAACAGCTTGCGACCGCCCTCTTCCCTATCGGAGACATAGTAAAGCCCGAGGTCAGGAGACTGGCCCATGAGGCCGACCTGCCTTCGGCGGACAAGAAGGATTCGCAGGGCATATGTTTCGTCGGTAAAGTCGACCTTCCGACATTCCTGCAGCAGAAACTGAAGTCCGTAGAAGGCGACGTCATTGAAGTCTATGACGCCTACTACGACAACGACCCGCAATACAAGTTCATACACGACACACTCTCATCGCTGACCGCCGACGGAAGCGAGGCCGGAATGATCACCGGCTACATTTCCGAGGACAAATGCACTCCGGCCGGCAAGGGAACGGCGTTTGACCCGGAAAAGATAAGCGCCCTCACCGACGAGGAACTGATAAGGCTTTCGACTCCTGTCAGCTACGACATCAAGTTCGAGACCGAGACATACAGGAGCGGGAAGCACCATGTCAAGAAGACCCGCTACAAGGACAATCCGTACGGAAAAGTGCTCGGAAAGCATGACGGAGCGCAGTTCTACACCATCGGGCAGCGCAAGGGCCTGAACATAGGAGGTCACAAGGACCCGGTATTCGTGATCGCCACCGACACTGAGAAGAACATAATCTACGTAGGCGAGGGACATACGCACAAGGGCCTTTCAAGGAGCTGTCTGAGAATCGTTCCGGAGGACATCCACTGGATACGCGAGGACCTGGCAATGAAGCCGGGCGAGATGCGCCGTTACCGCGTCAGGATCCGCTACCGCCAGCCGCTCCAGGACGCCACCGTGATAATGCGCGAGGCCGGCCTGTTCATACTCTTCGACACCCCTCAGCGCGGCATCACCCCCGGCCAGTTCGCCGTATGGTACACCCAATCTGAAGAAATGCTCGGTTCCGGTATCATTTAATGCCGGAAAATTGCTATCTTTGCGGCCTAATAGTTCAATAATATGTCTGAAATCATTCTTGGCATCGAATCTTCATGCGATGACACCTCGGCAGCGGTCATCCGCGACGGCTATCTGCTCTCGAACGTAATAGCCAGCCAGCAGGTCCATAAAGACTTCGGAGGCGTAGTCCCGGAACTTGCCTCCAGGGCCCACGAACTCAATATCGTCCCAGTGGTAAGTCAGGCAATCGAAAAAGCCGGCATAGACAAGAATGACATTGACGCCATCGCGTTCACCCGCGGCCCGGGCCTCCTCGGCTCCCTGCTTGTCGGGACTTCGTTCGCAAAGGCGCTCGGCCTGGCCCTTGGCAAGCCGATAATCAACGTAAACCATCTCCAGGGACATATTCTCGCCAACTTCATAAAGCAGTATGACAAGGAAAACCGCCAGCCGGCCTTCCCTTATCTGTGCCTGCTCGTATCCGGAGGTAACTCCCAGATTGTCAAGGTATCAAGTCCGCTGCAGTTCGAAATCCTCGGTCAGACAATCGACGACGCCGTAGGAGAAGCATTCGACAAATGCTCCAAGATGATGGGCCTCGGATATCCGGGCGGCCCGATCATAGATAAACTCGCCAAGCTCGGCGATCCGGAAAGGTTCAAGTTCGCCAAGCCTCACATTCCGGGACTGGACTATAGTTTCAGCGGAGTCAAGACCTCCCTGCTTTACTTTGTCCGCGACGAAGTAGCCAAAGACCCTGACTTCATGGAAAAGAACAAAGAAGATATCTGCGCCTCTTTCCAGAAGACCCTCATAGATATTCTACTCGACAAACTGATCAAGGCTGCAAAGCAGACCGGGATCAAAGAAATCACCATAGGCGGAGGAGTATCCGCCAACAGCGGACTCAGGAACCGCATAGAGGAAGAAGGCCGCAAACGTGGCTGGAACACCTATCTCCCTGAGTTCAAGTTCACTACCGACAACGCCGCGATGATAGCAATCGCAGGCTATTTCCATTACCAGGCCGGAGAGCGCACGCCGCTCGACGTCGCCCCAGTTTCACGCATAGCAGATTTTTAACTTATGAGAACTTTCGATATCACCTGCCAGCTTGGCCGCGAGCCACGTCTTGACGACATCAGAGTAAAAGCAGCCGAGGAGCTCAGGCTCCGCAGGAATGCTGTCATCAATGTAATAGACCCTTCAAAATCATACCAGCCTACGATGGCGGGAGCAGACGCGGTATGCCGCATTGCCCGCCGCTCGATCGACGCGCGCGGCGACGTTAAGGCCGTATACCATATCGAAGCCTACAAGGCTTATGAGTATTCCGGAGAATACAAGCTCCGCGAATATAAAGACGTAACTGATGCGACTCCGGTAATCGTGGTAGGATCCGGTCCTGCAGGAATGTTCGCAGCCCTCAAGCTCCTCACTCTCGGTCTCAAGCCTGTGATTCTGGAGAGGGGCAAGGACGTGCACAAGAGAAAGGCAGACATGGCAAAGCTTTCACGCGAAGGAGTCGTCAATCCTGATTCCAACTACTGCTACGGCGAAGGCGGTGCAGGCACATTCTCCGACGGAAAGCTCTTCACCCGTTCTTCCAAGAGAGGTGACATACGCGAGGTTCTCTACCAGTTCGTGGAGTTCGGAGCCGACAGGTCCATCCTCATCGACGCCCACCCGCACATCGGTACCGACAAGCTCCCTAAAGTTGTCGAGAATATCCGCAAATGCATTATCGAGCACGGCGGAGAGTACCATTTCAACTCAAGAGTTGAGGACGTCACAAAGCTCAAGGACGGCTCTTTCAATGTAAAAGTCTCAGACATTTCCGACGAAAAGCCTAAGAAAGTCACATATAAAGGCGCAGCCGTAATCATGGCCACAGGCCACTCAGCCCGCGATATCTATGAGATGTTCAAAGAGAAGGGCTGGGACCTCGAGCCGAAAGGCTTCGCAATGGGAGTGCGCGTAGAGCACCCTCAGTCTCTCATCAACAAGATCCGTTACCGCGGACAGTGGGAGCCGGGAATGCCGGCAGCCGAATATAGCTTCGTTGAACAGGTAGCAGCAGCCAACAACGGCGGGGAGCAGGTAGAGCGTGGAGTATTCTCATTCTGCATGTGCCCGGGAGGCGTGCTCGTGCCTTCGTCCACCGAAGCCGGGACGACTGTCCTCAACGGCATGTCCAATTCTGCCCGCAACTCCAAGTGGGCTAATGCAGGTGTCGTAGTCTCAATCGAGCCTGAAGATGTTCCGGAGGAATACGCCAAGGACGGCGCCTTCGCCCTGATGAACTTCCAGAGGGATGTCGAGAAAAAGATGTTCGACTTCGTCCATGAGAATTATCCTGACGCCAACCCTCTTGCCGCCCCTGCCCAGAGAATGGTGGATTTCTGCGAAGAAGAGATCTCTGAAACCCTTCCTGAGACTTCGTACCATCCGGGCGCAGTATCTGCACCTCTGCACGAGCTTCTCCCGAAGAATGTCGCCGAGAGGCTCCAGCAGGCTTTCCCGTCCGTCAACATGCACGGAATGCGCGGCTACTATACCAACGACGCCCTGCTTCTCGGAGTAGAGTCGAGGACTTCCTCCCCTATCCGCATGACCAGGGGTACGGAGACCTTCCAGTGCGAGCAGGTACCCGGACTTTTCCCTTGCGGAGAAGGCGCCGGATACTCAGGCGGTATAGTCTCTTCTGGTATCGACGGTATCCTCTGCGCAATCGCAGCAGCCAAGTTCCTTAACCCGGAGGGGCCGGCACCTGAAAAAGAGGAAGAAACGGCTCCGCAGGAGTAAGCTTTCACCTATATGAATTCTGAATAGTTTTTGCTAAATTTGTAGATTGGCAAAAATATAAGCGTATCAAAAAGTTTCTGAAAATATCGGGCATGTCTTCGATCGTCCTTCTGACGATCCTCTTCGGTCTTGCCATTGCAGCCCAGGCCCCTGCAGTCCAGACTTTCCTTGCCCGTAAGGTCATCGACAGATTCAAAGACGAAATCAATGCCGACATTACCTTCGACGAACTGCTGATACGTCCATTCGATGCCGTTTCCCTCACCAACGTAGCGATTATCGACCGGAATCCATATCTCGGAGAAGACAATCCGTCAAAAGAGCGTCTGGACACCTTCGCCCGGGCGAAGCAGATCACCGCAATCTTCAGCATAAAGGGCCTGCTCCACAACGAAGGCCTCTACGTACGCGAGATCACGGTCGAGGATGGAATGATGGTCCTTACGACCGAGCCGGCTGGCGATGGCCTTTCCACCACCAACATCAAGAGGATATTCAACGGCGGCAACAAGCCGAAAGTCAAGAAAGAACCATCCGACAAGACCATATTCGAGGCTGACAGGGCCTTCATCGACGGTTTCCGCTTCCGCCTCCGCAACTTCAGAAACAAGAAAGTCGTCGCCGAGGATGCGATTTCATGGAACGACCTCGATGTCAGGGACATCCATCTGCGCGCCCGCAAGCTTAAATTCCACGGCAAGGTAATGGAAGGCATCGCCGACGAGCTTTCCTTCCACGAAAAGAGCGGGTACAAGGTGCTCCACCTCAGCGGGAATGCCAAGGTGGGAGACGGCAGGACCCTGATCCACGACCTCAGGATCCGTGACCTATGGAGCAATATCGACATTCCGAAACTGCATTTCAACTATATCGGAAACCCGAAGGCATACAATGATTTCATCAACGAGATCGACATAGACGCAGAGATCCGCAACAGCAAGATAAGCTTCGGGAGCATAGCGTACTTCGCCCAGGCCCTCAAGAAGATGGACTTCACCGCCATGGTCGACACCAAGGTTTCGGGCCATGTAAGAGATTTGACTGTCAAGAACTTCCGTTTCAGGTCTCTGGGTAACGGCGTCGGAGGAACGATCAACGGCACCCTGACCGGACTGCCGGATTCCAGGAACATGATCCTTGACTACAGGCTCTCGAAAGTTAGTTTCACCCCTTCCGGGCTGGAGGACTTCATCCGGGGCTTCGCTCCCAATGTCAATATCGGGATGGACAAGTTCGCCGCAGATGAGGATTTCGTGCTTGATGCCACAGCGAAAGGAACCCTCGACGGGCTCGCGATCAACGCCGACCTGGAAGCAGTCGACTGCGGGCGCCTCTACGCCGACGTACTTATGAGCAACGTCCTCGAAAAGACGATTCCTATCTCCTTCCGGGGAAAGGTCCACACCGACCGTCTCGACATAGGCCGCATCGCCAGGGTGAAAGCGCTCGGGAAGACTACCCTCATCACCAAGGCTGAAGCTGTCCTCGTCCCCGGAGCGCCGTCGATCCGCATCGATTCGCTGAGAGTGGACCGTCTCGACGCTCTCGACTATTCATATACGGGGATTGCCGGAGCCGGAGTCTATTCCGGCAAGGAATTCGACGGACGCCTCGTCTGCAACGACCCTAACCTCAACTTCATATTCCAGGGCATCGTCTCATTGTCCAAGAAGACCAACAACGCCCTCTATAAGTTCTACGCCAATCTCGGCCACGCCGACCTTCGGGCCCTCAAGCTCGACCGCCGCGGAGGCGCGTCCAAACTCAGCCTCTGGACCAGCGCGAACTTCACCAACACCTCAGACGGCAACCTTCTCGGCAATATTTCTGTCCATGACTTCATCCTGGAAGACAACGCCGGGATCCATAAGATCGGCGACATCGACATATCGTCGCACAACTCCGACAACGTCAACCGCATCCGGCTCACCTCCGATCTGGCTGATGCATCCTATGTCGGTTCCGGAATGTTCGGCGAATTCATAAACGACCTCAAGAACATAACGATACGCAGGGAACTGCCGGCTCTCGACACCCACCATGAAGAGTGGTCCGGGAACTGGTACAACCTGAATCTGCGGACCAGGGACACCCGCGACCTGCTGGCTTTCCTGAGGCCTGGCCTCTATATCGCCGACAACACGGTGCTCAATCTGGGCATCAGCAGAGAAGGTCTGCTGGATGCTCACCTTACATCCCAGAGGCTGGCCCTCGGCAACAAGTATATGAGGGATGTCGACCTTAAGGCCGACAACACGATAGACAATCTGACCGCCCATCTCGTCACTTCGGAAATCAAGCTTCCGCCGCTTCGCACTGATGCGACCGACATGCTGTTCTTCTGCGAAGACAACAGGGTCAACCTGGGATTCAGCTACGACAACAACCATGGCTCCGGCAACAAAGGAGACGTCTATATCAAAGGCTATCTGAGCCGGAATGACGACAATATCCTGTGCATCGATGCCGACCTCATCCCGTCGAAGATATTCTTCAACGGCTCGCAATGGATTCTCTCCGGCAAGGAACTCAACATGACCGGAAAAGACATAACCGCCGGCGACGTCCGTTTCACCAACGGAGAACAGTCGATTTCACTCAACGGAGGATACTCCCTGGATAAGACCGACATACTCCGCCTGGAGATGCAGAGATTCGACATTTCCCTGCTCAACAGTATCATCGGCGCCGACATGGACCTCTCCGGATCCGCCACCGGCTGGGCCAGTCTCGACTCCCCTGTAAAGGACAGGTTCGGTCTCCATCTCGACATGGCCATAGACTCTTCGGCAATCGCCGGAGCGCCGATAGGCTCTCTCAAGTTGCGCAGCGTCTGGGACGACAGCATCAACAGTTTCCGCTTCCTCGCCCGCAACGACATTGATGGTGTCAGGACTCTTGATGCGACCGGTTCGCTCAGCATAGCAGACAAGTCCCTGAAAGGTTCTGCAAATCTTGACGGCCTTGACCTGACATATCTGAAACCTTTCCTCAAGAGCGTATTCAGCGATATCGGAGGAACTGCGTCCGGAGAAGTCGGATTCTCCGGAAAACTGGACGACATAAGGCTGACATGCGACAATCTGAGGCTGGAAGACGCCCTTCTCAAGGTTGCGTTCACCGGAGTTCCTTACATAGTCAGAGGTCCTCTGTCCGTAAAGAACAACATGCTGTCGTTCGACTCGATAACCATCAGGGATTTCAACGACGCCAAAGGATCGCTCAGCGGAGGTCTCAGCTGGAAAAAGAATTTCACGGCCCCTTATCTCGATACCCATGTCACCTTCAGCGACATGCAGATCATCGACATAAAAGAAGGCGGGAATCCTTCGTTCTACGGCAATGCCTACGGTTCCGGAAGAGTCGACATCACCGGTCCGTTCAATGCGATACGGCTTGACATAGAGGCCGCCACTTCGAAAGACGGAGAGTTCCACCTTCCTCTCAATTCCAGCCAGTCGGTCAAGATTTCCGACCTGCTGACCTTTACGGAGGACACCAGGAATCTCCATGTCGATCCTTATGAAGAAATGATGAAGGGCATCGACCACAAGGACAAGAAGACCAGTGATTTCTCCGTCCATGCGAACATAACTCCGCATACCGGGCTCCAGGCCTTCATAGAGATAGACAAATCCAGCGGAAACGTGCTTTCCGCCCGCGGATCCGGCAACATCAATGTGGATTTCCGTCAGCTTGGAGATGTATTCAGTCTCGGAGGAGCTTACAACATAATGGACGGCCTGTTCCACTTCTCCGCGCTTGGAATCGCCAGCCGCAACTTCACCATCCAGAACGGCAGCTCGGTCAAGTTCAACGGCGACGTCATGGATACCGATCTCGACATTGACGCCATCTACAAGGCCAAGGCCTCCATCGGAAGGCTTATCGCCGATACGACATCCGTCGCCACCAGAAGGGCGGTGGACTGCGGAATCCATATCTCCGACAAGCTGAGCAACCCGAGAGTCAGCTTCTCGATCGACGTGCCGGACCTCGATCCGACTACGGAGAATCTGGTACGCTCGGCTCTGGATACTGAAGACAAGATACAGAAGCAGTTCATCTCCCTGCTTGTCTCCGGAGGTTTCCTTCCGGACACCCAGAGCGGAATTGTCAACAACGACAACCTTCTCGCCAGCTCAGTTGCCGAAATCATGGCCAATCAGCTGGGCAAGATTCTGGAGTTGCTGGAGATTCCGGTAGATGTCGGACTTGACTACCAGCAGACTTCGACAGGAACCAATGTATTCGATGTCGCCGTATCTACGGCTCTGTTCAACAACAGGGTTACCGTCAACGGCACTATCGGAAACCACCTGTACAATACGGAGACATCCAACCAGGAAGTAGCCGGAGACCTCGACATAGATATCAAGCTGGACCGTCCGGGCAATTACCGGCTTAACCTGTTCTCACATTCAGCCGACCAGTACACCAATTATCTGGACAACCTGCAGCGTAACGGAGTCGGCATAACTTATCAGAAGGAGTTCGACTCGTTCTGGGAATTCCTGCGGAATATCTTTGTCTCTCCAAAGAAACGGCGCGAGAAACAGCTGGAGAAAGCGGCTGAAGCAGTACCGCAGAAACGAATTGAAATAAAAGCAGAAAATGAATAAAGGCAAACTATATCTGATTCCGTCTCCTCTGGGAGAGTATGATCCCGCACTGGTGCTTCCGGCTCCGGTCTTCGAGATCATAAAAGGGATCCATACATACGTCGTCGAAGAGACCCGTACTGCCCGCCGGTTCCTGTCCTCCGCCGGCCTGAAAGGCCATATCGGAGAACTCGAGTTCCATGAACTCAATGAACATACGGCTCCCGGAGAGGTAGAGGCCTTCGCGTCGCTGTTCAACGACGGCAACGATGTCGGACTGATCTCAGAGGCCGGCCTTCCGGCCGTAGCTGATCCCGGCGCCCTTCTCGTGGCATTATGTCACCGTTGCGGAATCGAAGTTGTTCCCCTGGTCGGGCCGTCGTCTCTGATGCTGGCCCTCATGGGCTCAGGACTGAATGGACAGAGCTTCGCTTTCCGCGGCTATCTGCCGGCCAAGCCGGAAGAGAGGAAAGCCGCGCTGAGAAATATCGAGAAGCAGTCGGCCGCGATGCGCCAGACCCAGATATTCATCGAAACGCCTTACCGCAACGACCAGATGCTCTCCGATATTCTGGGAGTATGCGCTCCGGGGACAAGAATCTGCGTTGCTGCAGACATCACTCTGCCGGACGCGTTCATAAAGACAAAGACAGTAAAGGAATGGAAGACGGCGGTGCCGACAATCGGCAAACGCCCGTGTGTGTTTTTAATGCTTGCTAAATGAAGATAGCTTTACTTACATTGGGATGCAAACTGAATTACGCGGAGACTTCGACCTATGAGAGAGGGTTCGTCGCTGCAGGACACACCATAGTGCCCTGGAACGAAAAAGCGGACCTTTATCTTGTCAATACCTGCAGCGTGACCCAGCATTCCGACAATAAGTGCAGAAATATAATCAGAAAATGCCACAGGCAGGCTCCGGACTCCCCTATCGTCGTGACCGGATGCTATGCCCAGCTGCGCCGGGAAGAAGTAGAGGCGATCGAAGGAGTAAGGCTCGTATTCGGAGCAACGGAGAAGTCGCAGGTCGTGCCGAAGACTCTCGAGCTCATGACCGGAACGGACAACCTCGGCGCTTCCGAGACTCTCGACTCGTTCAGTGCGACGGCGCTCAAGACCATGGCGGAGGACACCATGCCGGCGTACTCCAGCGGAGAAAGGACCAGGGCCTTCCTGAAGGTCCAGGACGGCTGCAATAACTTCTGCGCCTACTGCACGGTGCCATACGCCCGCGGGCTCAGCCGCAATATCCCTATAT
This window harbors:
- a CDS encoding tRNA-specific 2-thiouridylase; the encoded protein is MKICVGLSGGVDSSVAALLLKQQGYDVFAMFMQNWHDADATLHGDCEWEEDRFVAEMVARKIGIPFYFIDLSKEYRQRVVDYMFDEYSKGRTPNPDVLCNREIKFDAFWKAARKLGADMVATGHYCRKEQAVDADGNPLKDADGNPIWSIFAGSDPNKDQSYFLCQLTQEQLATALFPIGDIVKPEVRRLAHEADLPSADKKDSQGICFVGKVDLPTFLQQKLKSVEGDVIEVYDAYYDNDPQYKFIHDTLSSLTADGSEAGMITGYISEDKCTPAGKGTAFDPEKISALTDEELIRLSTPVSYDIKFETETYRSGKHHVKKTRYKDNPYGKVLGKHDGAQFYTIGQRKGLNIGGHKDPVFVIATDTEKNIIYVGEGHTHKGLSRSCLRIVPEDIHWIREDLAMKPGEMRRYRVRIRYRQPLQDATVIMREAGLFILFDTPQRGITPGQFAVWYTQSEEMLGSGII
- a CDS encoding O-sialoglycoprotein endopeptidase, with the translated sequence MSEIILGIESSCDDTSAAVIRDGYLLSNVIASQQVHKDFGGVVPELASRAHELNIVPVVSQAIEKAGIDKNDIDAIAFTRGPGLLGSLLVGTSFAKALGLALGKPIINVNHLQGHILANFIKQYDKENRQPAFPYLCLLVSGGNSQIVKVSSPLQFEILGQTIDDAVGEAFDKCSKMMGLGYPGGPIIDKLAKLGDPERFKFAKPHIPGLDYSFSGVKTSLLYFVRDEVAKDPDFMEKNKEDICASFQKTLIDILLDKLIKAAKQTGIKEITIGGGVSANSGLRNRIEEEGRKRGWNTYLPEFKFTTDNAAMIAIAGYFHYQAGERTPLDVAPVSRIADF
- a CDS encoding 16S rRNA (cytidine1402-2'-O)-methyltransferase: MNKGKLYLIPSPLGEYDPALVLPAPVFEIIKGIHTYVVEETRTARRFLSSAGLKGHIGELEFHELNEHTAPGEVEAFASLFNDGNDVGLISEAGLPAVADPGALLVALCHRCGIEVVPLVGPSSLMLALMGSGLNGQSFAFRGYLPAKPEERKAALRNIEKQSAAMRQTQIFIETPYRNDQMLSDILGVCAPGTRICVAADITLPDAFIKTKTVKEWKTAVPTIGKRPCVFLMLAK